One Syngnathoides biaculeatus isolate LvHL_M chromosome 4, ASM1980259v1, whole genome shotgun sequence DNA window includes the following coding sequences:
- the sfrp1a gene encoding secreted frizzled-related protein 1a — protein MMIRLVVTMALVAACAASEYEYVSWKSDSYNGGRSYGKPPQCVDIPDDLRLCHNVGYGQMLLPNLLEHESMAEVKQQASSWVPLVHKNCHPGTQVFLCSLFAPVCLERPIYPCRWLCEAVRDGCTPIMEAFGFPWPEMLTCDKFPQDDVCIAMSQPNATESTKQTGYSPICPPCDNEMKTDAMLEHMCASEFAFKTKIKEVKRENMDRKVTFQKRKKMLKAGNLKKKDLKKLVMYLKNGADCPCQQLDNLGNHYLIMGRKVDKQFLLTGIHKWDKSSKEFKKAVKKLKTHKCPAFENVFK, from the exons ATGATGATCCGTTTGGTTGTGACTATGGCGCTCGTGGCGGCGTGCGCGGCGTCCGAGTACGAATACGTGAGCTGGAAGTCGGACTCGTACAACGGCGGGCGCAGCTACGGAAAGCCCCCCCAATGCGTGGACATCCCGGACGACCTGCGACTGTGCCACAATGTGGGCTACGGTCAGATGCTGCTGCCCAACCTGCTGGAGCATGAAAGCATGGCCGAGGTGAAGCAGCAAGCCAGCAGCTGGGTGCCCCTGGTGCACAAGAACTGCCACCCGGGCACGCAGGTATTTCTCTGCTCGCTCTTCGCACCCGTGTGCCTGGAGCGCCCCATCTACCCGTGCAGATGGCTGTGCGAGGCCGTGCGGGACGGCTGCACCCCCATCATGGAGGCCTTTGGCTTCCCCTGGCCTGAGATGCTCACCTGCGACAAGTTCCCTCAAGACGACGTGTGCATCGCCATGTCCCAGCCCAACGCCACAGAATCCACAAAGCAGACAG GTTATTCTCCCATTTGCCCTCCTTGtgacaatgaaatgaaaacagatGCCATGCTGGAGCACATGTGTGCCAGCGAGTTTG CCTTTAAGACCAAGATCAAGGAGGTCAAGCGAGAGAACATGGACCGCAAGGTGACCTttcagaagaggaagaagatgcTGAAAGCGGGGAACCTGAAGAAGAAGGACCTAAAGAAGCTGGTGATGTACTTGAAGAATGGCGCCGACTGCCCATGCCAGCAACTGGACAACTTGGGGAACCACTACCTTATCATGGGCCGCAAGGTTGACAAACAGTTCCTGCTCACTGGCATCCACAAGTGGGACAAGTCCAGCAAAGAGTTCAAAAAGGCCGTCAAGAAACTGAAGACCCACAAATGCCCCGCCTTCGAGAATGTCTTCAAATAA
- the golga7 gene encoding golgin subfamily A member 7 codes for MAETHSLHPIRQQAAIVAKVFIQRDYTNGTVCQFQTKFPSELETRVDKQQFEETVRTLNNLYAEAEKLGSHSYIEGCLACLTAYTVFLCMETHYEKVLKKIAKYVQEQNDKIYIPRGLLLTDPIERGLRVIEVTIFEERSLAR; via the exons ATGGCAGAG ACACATAGTTTGCATCCCATTAGACAACAGGCTGCAATTGTAGCAAAAGTCTTCATCCAGAGGGATTATACCAATGGCACTGTGTGCCAGTTTCAAACCAAATTCCCTTCTGAACTGGAGACTAGG GTGGACAAACAGCAGTTTGAGGAGACTGTGCGGACTCTAAATAACCTGTATGCCGAAGCAGAGAAACTTGGAAGCCACTCGTATATTGAGGGTTGTCTTGCCTGCCTCACAGCATATACGGTGTTCTTGTGTATGGAGACACATTATGAGAAG GTTTTAAAAAAGATTGCAAAGTATGTGCAGGAGCAGAATGACAAGATCTACATACCCAGAGGCCTCTTGCTCACCGACCCCATCGAGAGAGGCCTTCGAGTC ATTGAGGTTACTATCTTTGAAGAGAGAAGCCTGGCTAGATAg